From the Hypomesus transpacificus isolate Combined female unplaced genomic scaffold, fHypTra1 scaffold_116, whole genome shotgun sequence genome, the window gacaaacttgAACCTCCCCAAAAACCTTCCTGATGCTTTAAAGCCTTTCTTTATATGGGATGAAATCGGCTTCATTCTCTGCACATAATGTAAAACCTCTCCCACGACAGACTCAGGTAGTTCAATCTGACAATTACAATGTACTTACAGTGATCTCTCTGAGAACCTTATTTATATAGTATATTCATGTGAACAAAAACAATCAAAAAGTGCTGGTCTAAGTTTATTATGTAAAAACAAGCAAGCCAATGGAATCATACTGTATCGGTTGTTAGAGGAGAGCCATCCTAAGCTATTATTTttttcagtaaaaagcaaaaGTCTTACAACATGATAAGCAAAATAAGACagtcaacaaaaaaaacaatagaGGTACTTAGACAGACAACCATAGATCGGAGTTACACCACTAAACATGAGGAAACCTTCATCTTCAAACAAATATAAACAAATATGTTACCAATTTACACTTTTACATTACACTATTGAGTGTAactgcggacacacacacacacacacacacacacacacacacacacacacacacacacacgctcacacacacacacacgctcacacacacacacacacacacatgcacacacactcagtatacgtacagcacatacacacatattcattatactgtatatagggATGATATATTGTGCATATTGAATAGAAATATTGTGGATGAATTTTTAACTTTTACTACAAATTGTTAGCAATGTTATAGTGAAAGTCCAATTCATCGCAGTCAAAGTAACATAGCAGGTCTCTAAGCAGAGCATGTTACAATAACAAGCCATTCTTAAGTCAGTAAGTAAAAAATAGCTTTTTTAAGTAGGATATCATGAGGAGTATGTATAAAATAGCTTAATAACACTGATATTCCACTGTTCATAAATGTCTCTTTGATCAGAGAGGATGATTCAGTCCAAATGTCACTTATTCCACACATTAAGAGTTGAAGATCAAAACATAGATTACAGTAAGAAAAAGCTTCCCATACAAATCCAACTGTACAAACATGTTGCTGAGGTCTTACAATAGAAAGTTTGAGAAAAAAAGCAATGTCACCCTCTATAGACAGGTATGGGAAATAAAAagcactttttttttattatcatttAACAGCTTCACAAAGGCTTTTTGAGATGATTGTTAGAAAGTGACACCACTTGCGGACTTCCAGCTACGAGGGAGCGAAGGCAGTGGTGTGTTGGCGGTTTGGTTCTGCACCCATGGACCCCGGCGAAGCTTGCAGAATGATCGCGGCTCTTGCAGTGTCAACAATAATTCAAAACAAGTCTTTTCATTCACACGATCCCAACAACCGCTTGGGTTTTCCTTCGTCATCTACTGTACACCTCGGCCCACATCCTCTTCCGATTCGAAATCTGTGTCTCTAATCCCACACCGGACTGGGTTATCCGGTCCcaagccaggccaggccaggccaggctatACCCGTGTTGTGGAGTGGGAATGGGGCAAGCCAGTGGAATTGTAGCCAGCTGGGAAGGTGCTGTAGGGGTGCATGTTGGGGAGCCCCATGAGGGAGTTGGGGATCATGGTGATGTTGTTGGGGGTCATGAGGGGGATGTCGTCGGGCGAGCGGCGCAGGGTGAGGGTGTAATCCATGTTGGGCGAGAGGTGCAGGGGGTCGTGGTGGGCGTCGCACGGGCTCATCTGGTTGGCCTGGTTCATCTGGTGGGACAGGCTCTCGTCGACAGTGGTGGCGTGGCTGACGTCGTTGCCGTTGCCCTGGTGCTGCGGGCTGGTCTGGTGCGGGCCGTCCTGCCGGCTGCGCTTGTCCTTGCGGTAGTAGAGGGCGGCGAACGCCAGCAcgttgaggaagaggagggaggcgcCCACGGCGATGGTGACGCTCAGCTCCGTGGAGTAATCTCGGGGGTTGGCCACGATCATGGGGCCCTGCTCCTCCCCGGCTTCCCCGTCGCTGCTGTGGGCCGTGGAGACCGGGTGCCGCTTGGTGCCCGAGGGCTGCGTCTTGCCGTTGGACTGCGTGGTGTCCAAGGGGGTCaccttggtggtggtggaggtgtagTGGAACATGTCGTGGAGGTTGTAAAGGTGGGGCACCAGGTGTTTCCAGAAGGCCACCTTGGTGGCGCGGTAGTGGTCTCGGATGCGAGGCTTCAGGCCGATGTGCAGGTACAGCTGGTCATGGGGGTCGTACTTGGACCAGGCCACCTCCTCGAAGCGGTTGGCCTTGGTGTGAATGAACTTCGTATCCTGAGGCACCGGCTTGTTGGGGTcactacacacaaacaataaGAGCTAGTGGTCAATTACCAGCCGCACGTCATCGGACACAGAGTCGGTATTTGACTCCAAAACGGATCCTAGCTTGTCAAATATTCACAGCCGACATGTGAAGGGACCATCGCTTATGTCATACTCTGACTGCACATAATGAGATTAGATGGTGGGTTAATTAAAAGTCAAGCAATCAGCTTGTGGATTGTCCAAATCAATCCCATATGTACGGCAAGGATGTCATTTCACTGTCTTTCCTCAAGGGCTCAGCATTCCCTTCATATTACCTTAATCTACCCCAACCCCATTCATCCGCGGGCCTGTTTCCTCAGGTACTCCACCATTCCACCATTGTTAGTGCTTTTCGCGCGACATTCAGCAGGTTATTGTGTGTGACATCAgcaagagaggctgagagggttCATTGTAAACCGCGTGTCTCGGCAAAACCACATcctgtgtctctgtccctgttAATCAGGCGGTAATAGGGACGAAGCTAAACGAGAGTGCAGCGCCTAGACCTCGCTATTGTGCGGGTCCCACATTGTTTGAATCCATTACCCTTTCAATAAGCCCTCCATTTTCCATTTAACATCAGAAAGCATCAGTAATGTAAGCTGTCAGGCAACTGCAAAGTATGAATACGTCTTCTGCCATGAAAGTCATTACCACAGCAAGACAAAAATGAGAAACCAGGCAGCTAGCGCGCTCGTAGATTTGTACTCACCCACTCTTGGCGAAATTGGTCCAATAGGTCATGACGACAGCGCTGAGCATGATGTCGTTCCTGGAGAAGTTGCAGGGGAACAGGTCGGTGGGGCCCACCATGGGCACGCCGAACACGTAGGGCACCTCGTCGCCGTGGGCCGAGTCCGACCACACGGGCTTCATCAGGCTCTGGCAGTGGTGGTAAAAGGCGTAGAAGTAGGTGGGAGAGCCGTAGCGGGCGTGGAGGTCCGCAGTCACCACCGACGGCTCCACCCACTGGTGGTCGGTGAACAGGGCCACCAGGGTCTTCCTCCGGGTCTCCGGGTTGTCGCGGTCGGCCCAGTCCGTGTACATGAACTTGATGGTCTCCCTCAGGGTGTCTTTGCCCTCCGGGTAGCCGTACAGGCTGTCCACAAAGTCCGACACGGCAAAGTCAAAGTCGTTGCTGGACACGCCGTCCTCCAGGTCCACCACGTTCTCCACGAACCTCAAACCTTCGCCCTGGTTGACGCCCAGCATGATGTCGTAGTTGAGGAACTCGCCCTGCTCCATTAGGATCTCGGGGTCGTCGGGGATGACGTCGCCGTCGATGACGGGGCCGAAGGCGACGTGGTAGCGCGCCGGCTGGATGTCCTGCTCCACCAGCTCCCTGGCGGTCTTCTTCTGGAGACAGGCTACCATGTCCAGGGTGTCGAGCACGTTGCAGCCCACCCTCTCAGCCAGATGGCGCGTGTATTTTACTGGCTGGTAGTTGACAGCCCAGCTGGACAGGGCTGAGCCACTCTGGATGATGGCTCTATGGAACAGGCCTGGAAataacacagatacacacatacagttcacACACCTTCCTGTTTTGAGGATGACTTATGCGCTAAATAGCTACGAGTTACAGAAAATATCTCTGTCTTAAGACTCAAATTCATGTGTATTTTATTCAAAACGACTACTACAGTATATATCTGTATATAAAATACAGAGTatctacatatatatacacatctccAGGCAACTAAGCGACAGTGTTCGATCTTGGTGCCGTAAACCTTTTTCACCCTcgacttttcagttttttttcagtAATAGGGCGTCCAACACGTTCACATCCACcatcttgaaaaaaaaaaccaAGAGCGGTGGACAGGCGAACAAACACTGACAGGAGCCCCGCTCAGAAAATCAATACCACATCAAGACagtgtgagtaggtgtgtgtgataaCAGCCAAGCCTCATGCGAGGAAGCGCTCTGCACGGCTGGTCGCCGGCGGCGGCTCTCCTTCATAGTCACATCTTCAGGGACACTTCCTATCCAGACTACTTGGGGACGAGGAGCAGCCATTTTCATTTAGCGGGGCAAACACGTTGCTGTATTTTTTCAATCCAGTCAGACCAAGCAGTGTGTCTAGATGTCTATCAGAGAGTGCCAGGGGACGTACGTTGACTCTGAGTCGATGAGGAGCCTTTCAGCTTCCAGAACATACCGTGCATCCGCAAGTTCAGTCGGACATGTCTGGAAAACTAAGCCCAAGCTCCACCGCACCGCACTCAATTATGTGATCCTTTCCTTTGATTGTGTTTTGTGATTATCTTTCGTAATTCACTGATATCCCTGTCCTGTTATCTGGTTGCGATTGTATGACGGACTACATTGGATGTATCTGATAACGCATAATTTAGATGTATGTGTTATTCGAGTGTGGATGTATCGAGTTGGCACCACTCCGAATGTTGAAGCTTGCCTGGACCTGGGATCGGATGTAATAAAGGTCTGATTGATTGGAGCTGGGGCAGAagatgttatgtgtgtgtgttggttacggtgtgtgtgtgtgtgcgtgagagagagatagatagagatgaAAGAGTGAAAagatgagacagaaagagaggaaaggaaagagaaacagacTTGTAAAAACACAGGTTAACGGAGAACGCCGTCATTGTCCCACCCTTAGTGCCCTTGCTTAAATCATTCCAAAACGGGTTCATTAATTCAAAAACCTCCTTGGAATTTCCCTGACATGATATCTTTACAAGGACAGCTAGGACAACCAGGTCAAAAGAAGTCAATAGACGTTCATATCGACAAATCCATGAGACACATCGCGCATAATCTACACACATGGAGATGTATAGCTGTGCGTGGAGTTAAATTGATAGGCAGTTCAATGCCATATCCTCATTTAAATTTATAGGCATTCCTGTTTAAGGGGTTTACTCTAAAAGAGGCAAAGCTCTTACGTTGATTAGATTCAGGAGAGAAGAACAATAGCTATCACTTAACTATACCACAGCCCCCCGCTCCTATACTTTCATATCCCAGCACTCCCGTCTACATGAAGAATCGCATGGAGAAGAGAAGTACTTGACACAAAAGGATGGCTTAAACACTAGAGGCAGAATTGCCttaatacaacaacaacaaaaaacgcaAATTATGGGATGGCATTAAGATTTCCACGGTGGAACACAGGTAGATTCGTATCTCCATAAATAATGCCACTGTCTTCAAGCAAGACTAGATAAGGGaactatatataaatatatacagataTAGCGATGCCCTTGATGTATAAGATATGATATAAGAAACGCGATTTTAAGATACACGGAGAGACTGCGGGCTGATGAATCACAGTCCGCGTGTTCACCAAGGCATGTAACTCCTGCTTATAAAGGCCGTTCTGGTTTTCCCCTTCGACGAGCATCCCGCCTGcgccccttccccctccaggtGGTCTCTTACCCTCTGAGTGGTGGGACAGAGTGAGCAGGCTGACGCATGAGGCCCCGATCCCAGATCCGAAGACCGTGATGCGACCCGGGTCCCCGCCGAAATAGCCAATGTTCTTACTGATCCAACGCAGGGCCTGGATCTGGTCCAGAAGTCCGTAGTTCCCTTTGGCCGCCTGGTCACCTGTGCTGAGGAACCCTGTCACGTGGCCACGAGGAGAGGAATTAGCTCGAGGTAATAGTGCTAaatttacgttttttttttgtgtgtgtgacatttccCTGCACGGAAAAGGGTGGGCTGGATTCTTAACCCTCGGTTTCTCTCTTCAACACCACTCCTCGTGGGGATACTGTCTCCGTTGTTTCCTCACTTTCAACCTTTTCCCTGCTCAATTTCTAATGTGTCGGAGCAGGCTGCCTTGGAAGAGAGCCAGAAGGGCAGCAGTATCAATCACAAAGAGGTGGAGTGCACGGAGGTgggtgggcaggggggggggggggggggggggggggggcaggccctctccgcccctcacacacagatagaTGGAGTGTTACAGCAGTGATGTCACTCCGACAAGAAAGACTCCCCGACCTTGGCTGTGACTCCTGTATCTCTCCTTATTTAAATCAGCCTTTCAGGGCTTGCCAGAAGCAGTCTCTTTTCAGGTTAGATAAATTTACATCGAGGAAGATAAACGGTAATTGATACAGTATTTGGAGCGCCACAAAAACAGCTTGTGCACCTGGGAGAAGGTTGATGGATGGTTTCACCTCTTGTCCTCTGAGAATTAATACGTTGTTTGTGCTTATCTCATATGGATCACTCCACACGTAACCCTCAAGACACAGGACCTCACCTAATATGACTAGGCTAAAAGTACAGTGATATAGATAAAGTAAGAGCTTATACCACATCAAACGAAGAACAAATCTGGTAGGGAAAACACATGACGAATGATTGCGGACTAAACTTAAATCCCCCAAGACAGAACTTTCTCCCTCGTGTCCAGAGATGGCTAAGAAGTTCACGTCACCTAGCACGCCAACCCTGTAGTTGAGAGTGATGACGATGACGTTCCCGTAACTCGCCAGCACGCTGCCGTCGATCATATTTCCCGTGCCCTCCATGTAGGACCCACCGTGGATGTAAACCATCACAGGCCTGGCTTCGGCGTCCCTGATGTCTGGAGAAAGTCAGAACAGACACTGTGTACAACAATTACTGACAGGCAACGTAAGGACACCCCGGGGTCAGAAGACTGGACTACTGTGCTGTTGACAGCGTTCGAGACCGAAACCAAGGTAACGACATTGATATTAGCAGATGTGCTTAGGCTGAGTGATAGAGGCTGTGAAGCACCAATGGAGAGACAATGACAAAGCAGAGATCCTCATCATAGAGGCTGCCTCAACTCTACACGATCTCATTTGTCAACACTAGGTAGGCTCAAACCACTCGACCGAGCTTGCTTCTTCCAGGCCGCTTTTTAAAATAACAGTTCTCCTATCATCAAGTGTGGCAAAGTAGTGATTCATACCATACAAATGTATAAATTATGATTATGTATTGTGATTGTTGTCTGGTTATTATTCGGATTGGACATGAGGAGGTATGGTCTTTACAAAACATTAACATGATTTTTAGTGACAGAATTAAAGTACACAAGTCTTTATATGCATGGGCCATACAAATACTATACCTTATATTTCAAAGCAATCTTAACCCTGTGAAAATTATTATAATACACATCCTAGACTGTGAGATAAAAGGAGGTTGTGTGCAATCTATCATGTGATCTTGCATTGAATTATGGTCATTCTTAGAGGTGAGATGAGAAATGGCACACCTATATTTGTCTTCAGGGAGACCATCAGGGGCAGTCCTTAGTGTCTTAAAAacaaaaatgacacaaaaaaacactaaaTATTGATTGGTTGGACTTGACCAATAGGTGCTTCTATAGCTACATCACTTCCTGCAGCACATAACGTCCTTGACTGATGTGATTCACGTGCTCTCTGAATTTAGTGTGGAAGATATAAATGCAATTCTGTGGAAAGAGTgcataaaaaaaatcaaaaagaagagatagaaaaaaagaagaagaattcATGCATTAAACTTTCAGCACCCAAAAATACCTTCAGCCTTATCACTGTCATGATGAGAGAAATCCGCTCCATGACTCTTGCTTTGGCTCCCTAGGATTCACATGAAGGAGAAAAAACAGAGGACAGGAGATTTCAAAAAAACATGACTGACCAAGGAAAGAAGATTGAAATATCGAACTCGCCTCCAAAAGGTCAgtcaaaaaaaaggaaatgagTCTAAAAAACCCAAGACCACCAACAGAGAGTAAAGTATTTCCCTTGATATTCCTCTCCTGATAAAAAAAAGGTGTGTTATTGTATGGACACAATATGTAGCTGCATATATTATGTTCTATTATGTATGACCCTCCAATAAAAACCTGAAACTGTGTACAAATAAATGGGTTCCTGAAAGAAACATGTGATGGAGAGATGTTGTTGTGTTAATGAGAATACTCCCGGGTAGATTACCAAAAGATCtttaacatccatttacacgcagacacacacacacacaccacacacacagacattcatcTTAGCAGAGTTCATTAGTCTCCAAGATAGATAGTTGCAGGGTTCTTGGTTTTGAAGTGGATTGGAGTCACTCGCTGCTCTCTTCAAGACTCCTTTGGTTAGCTCACTGTACATACCTTCTCCTCTACACACTTTCTTGTTGGGTTTTCTGGCACATTCCATGGATATTCTTTGGACTGAAAAATGAATGGAAGACTACGAAATAACAATGAGCTGTAGAAGATCGCAGATGCATGCAAAGCGCTCAACTGCCCCAAAACCTAGTCTGATTTGCATCACCGCGGGACGGTCAGTGGTGTGCGGTTAGAAATATTCATGACTTTAAATCATAACCATAATGGATAAACAATGCTGCACACAGTTAATTCTTAtgtgcacattgtgtgtgtgagccattgTGTTTAACACCGAGCAAAGAGAACGTGTTAATAAATCACAAGGGTTTCATAGGAAATACAGCATATCTGTATTTGTCCAGTAAATACTAATTACAGCCTTACAGCAGTTCAACTTTCTGTAACTTACAGAGGTTTGGGGCTCGAATTGTGAATTTAATGTGCAGATGAATAAATATTTCACATACTGTAACTAACAAATATCTCTCTGATTGACTACAACAACCCTATTGACTCATTCACAGTGGTAGGGATATTGAATGAAAACCATGCTGGGGGCAATGTTGCCACTGTTCTATGGTTTTTGAATTCGTAGGTGAATTTCatgttttttccttttcttacaGAGCTTAAGACAAGAACACAGGTGACACAGGTGACGAGATGATGATGTGCCTGGCATGACAAATCAACTGGTGATGGAACAAATGACACGGAACAATGACAACAGCACATGCTCAAAACAGGATGATCGCAAAATGACAGCAAGGCTGATACAGTGGTCATAAGAAAGATCCGGAACGGTCATTCTGTCCGTTAACCGACCGCCCGACTCACCCTCCACCGTGGGGACATAGATGTTCAAAAACAAGCAGTCTTCGCTCTGATCCTGAATGTACGTCGCCACAAAGTCCAGGTTGTAGGTGAACCATATGGGCATCATGATCTCGGGGACGGTGTTGCGGATATTCTGCGGGCACACGGGCATGAACTGAGTGGCGTTCTTGATCCCCGACCAGGAAGAAGGCTGGTCCGGGGGCATGAAGCGCTTCTCCCCAATAGGGGGCGCTGCGTACGGCACCCCCAGGTACTGGTCCACAGGCCCCAGAACCTCACCGGGCACCGCAACCCTCCGGCCCCTCAGTTTCCCATACTGGGTGTTCACCGTAGGGTTGAAGTTTTGGCTTGTTGCCTGTGTGAGAGGCCAGTAGGAGCATAATATCCACCATATAAGACCGCAGCGCGCGATGGATGCAGCTCCTCTCCGACAAGATCGGTGTGTAGGCAACAGATGGTGTCTGAACGCGGCTCGCCACATGGTGTGGGCAAGCGAGTGCATCCCCCCCTGCACAGCACCGAAATCACACTCTAGAGTCAACCCCTTCTGACCTAGCTTTCCCTGTCAACCAGACATCGTCGGTTCTTGTCGGAACTTGGCTCCAAGGgttaacacaaacaaatacaccaaAGACAGGTTCTCAATCATTTCCTGCTCCAAGTTTCATGGCGGGTATTTTCAGACCTGGGAACAAGAGAGGGGCATAGTGTTAGTGCACGGTAAGAAAAATCTTTGTTCTCAAAGTGTCGGTTGCCATTCTACCTGAGTATGAAGCAGGGCTATTGACATTCACAACTAGACTAGTATGTTGCCCGGTTACTTGAAAACTGGGTCTTCTAAATATATACAGCAGTTCTAGAGTAGACCATCCTGCTTATGCTTACACGGAAGATTTGCTCCCAAATCCAACCCACTCAAGCATTCGAAATAGCAAACTCCAGGGATTGTTTGAACAAAGCACAACAACAGTGGTTCCTTCTGTGGTTTTGCAACACAGTTAGCCTCCTGGATATCCCTCTCAAACTCACTTGTCTTGAATAGTCTTCAGTATTGAATAAGGACTTATTCCTCCAATTGACTGGAAAAAGCCTGCATAAGCGATATCCCGTTCGCAGTCGATTTAAATGACAACACCTCCTCATGACAGGAGTGTGGGCAGGATTACTacggggaggagatgggaggaatCGGAAAAACCATCTGCAATGATGTAGGCGGAATGCTGTGTACTGTGAGGTGCAACGCATCTGGGGCTTAACACAAGGCCTGTCCGTAAGGCCCGCAGATCAGTTTCAATGCTGAGGATTAGGAAGTCGTCAGATTGAGAATTCCTGTACGAATTGGAGGTTTATGCTCAAAACAATAACGGGGCGGGGGGGACGGGACGTTTTATATTGAAGTATTCAACAACTCAACCACCCCATGGTGCCAAGGCTGGACCTGTATGGCTGATAGGGTTATTAAAACGAAATAAAGTCAAAGTATAATAGAAGCAGAGGCCTTGATGCCCAGGGCAAGATAAACTCACACTCATAATAAGCCTCCTAGGTCATCAGGCTCAATACTTGTTTGTCAATATGTGTGACTTGAAGAACAAGGCAGGAACAAGCTTGTTCCCCTAAATCAATTTCCTGAGCGGTTATTGATGTGCATAGACCTGCGTACAGAAGCAGCCaagagcttctctctctctctctctgaaactaGCAGTATAGGCCTACAATATATTGATTATCTCAAGTAACACATTTCCAAGTCCTCAAAGTCTTGGATGTCATGATCTCTGCTATCTGGTGAATCCCAAAACAAATTTACCTATAGGCCTACGTTTAATTAAAATAACCCAATCATTGGAACATTGTCGAAAACAATGAATGTGGATACTTTATCCGGTTAAAAAAATAAACGAGCCATGCACCAAATTACATAGCCTAA encodes:
- the LOC124488056 gene encoding neuroligin-3-like, with product MHSLAHTMWRAAFRHHLLPTHRSCRRGAASIARCGLIWWILCSYWPLTQATSQNFNPTVNTQYGKLRGRRVAVPGEVLGPVDQYLGVPYAAPPIGEKRFMPPDQPSSWSGIKNATQFMPVCPQNIRNTVPEIMMPIWFTYNLDFVATYIQDQSEDCLFLNIYVPTVEGSQSKSHGADFSHHDSDKAEDIRDAEARPVMVYIHGGSYMEGTGNMIDGSVLASYGNVIVITLNYRVGVLGFLSTGDQAAKGNYGLLDQIQALRWISKNIGYFGGDPGRITVFGSGIGASCVSLLTLSHHSEGLFHRAIIQSGSALSSWAVNYQPVKYTRHLAERVGCNVLDTLDMVACLQKKTARELVEQDIQPARYHVAFGPVIDGDVIPDDPEILMEQGEFLNYDIMLGVNQGEGLRFVENVVDLEDGVSSNDFDFAVSDFVDSLYGYPEGKDTLRETIKFMYTDWADRDNPETRRKTLVALFTDHQWVEPSVVTADLHARYGSPTYFYAFYHHCQSLMKPVWSDSAHGDEVPYVFGVPMVGPTDLFPCNFSRNDIMLSAVVMTYWTNFAKSGDPNKPVPQDTKFIHTKANRFEEVAWSKYDPHDQLYLHIGLKPRIRDHYRATKVAFWKHLVPHLYNLHDMFHYTSTTTKVTPLDTTQSNGKTQPSGTKRHPVSTAHSSDGEAGEEQGPMIVANPRDYSTELSVTIAVGASLLFLNVLAFAALYYRKDKRSRQDGPHQTSPQHQGNGNDVSHATTVDESLSHQMNQANQMSPCDAHHDPLHLSPNMDYTLTLRRSPDDIPLMTPNNITMIPNSLMGLPNMHPYSTFPAGYNSTGLPHSHSTTRV